gctcgtctctcgatatttaacatcggagctcaacggtcttccgctcggcgggtttatagacgccggctcgtctctcgatatttaacgtcggagctcgacggtcttccgctcggcgggtttatagacgccggctcgtctctcgatttttaacgtcggagctcgacggtcttccgcttggagggtttatagacgccggctcgtctctcgatttttaacgtcggagctcgacggtcttccgctcggagggtttatagacgccggctcgtctctcgatatttaacgtcggagctcgacggtcttccgctcggagggtttatagacgccggcttgtctctcgatatttaacgtcggagctcgacggtcttccgctcggcgggtttatagacgccggctcgtctctcgatatttaacgtcggagctcgacggtcttccgctcgacgtgtttatagacaccggctcatctctcgatatttaacgtcggagctcgacggtcttccgctcgacgtgtttatagacaccggctcgtctcttgatatttaacgtcggcgctcgacggtcttccgctcggagggtttatagatgccggctcgtctctcgatatttaacgtcggagctcgaaggtcttcggctcggagggtttatagacgccgactcgtctctcgatatttaacgtcggagttcgacggccttttaagcctaatttggacgaTGTCTACATGGCCGAACGGCGTAGGGGTTTCGGCGTCGAGCCTTTGTCTTGTATAATATACCTCCAGTCCgagcggtccggggccttcgtttttgagcgcttggctcggataatttacctccggccaaaCGGCACagggccttcgttatcgagctTTTGACTCGTGTAATTATacgcccggccgagcggcacaggGGTCTTCGCCATTAAGCCTTTGACTCGGATAATTTTacgtccggccgaacggcacggggtcttcgccattgaGTCAGTGGCTCGGATCTTATacaccatgaagataggccgctcggcggATAATGTCAATTACGTTTTctaacattttgcttcctgcatctcAAATATACAGCCAACACATAAAATATacagcatacattacattggcgcacctttcaccctgccccggaaaggctggagataatttgcgcttcatggttgatccaagtcccaatccatcttcatccgctcggcggtgctTCCCCTTGAATGCTGGTTGGATCTTTGTCTCGGGgtaggcgtccgctcggggatcattgcctccgctcggggataattgcctccgctcggccacctgatgctgacgttgtttgttgcttcagccgctcgacttgcgcattctctctctgttgctccatgagcttagctgctcttgccttgattagagcgtcgagttccttcgtggagagcatcaccgtgggcggtcgtccagcctcgtccattgcttccggtcggatgcaggtgcgttaccacagacggcgccaaattgatcctgtccgaatcgctgaaccagcggacgctgggcacgtggtgctctcctagTTGATGACGCGGCTCCCCCGCTGACCGTGTAGAGCTCCGGcggacctgcaaagaagtcgggccgggaaggggttcccggcgacgaccctccgacgctcaagtcaggcaagcaagcagcaaAAAAGTGGTTTCGAATATGAGAGTCActctacctccggcgaagtctgtgagctcttatatagagctagagGAAGCTCATGCACACcaatcgaggtgtacacgtgtactGTGGCCATACCCGGGTATGGCTTGTCAGATGACCTTgcttgacgccatactgctacagttcgacCACCTTTCTGATGGTACATGAGGACATTCTGTCCTAGGCCTTCGTACATAACATGTCCTTCGACCATACTTCCTGTCAGAGGATGTTCCCTTGCTTCACGTTTATGGTGAACGTCCTGCCGATCGACAATCTCATTCTGCCCAGCCAGACTTAAATGCTAGTCTGCTCGGGAGAATCTTGGTCGTGCGCTCGGCTACGCCCATTCAATCGGCTCGGCGTCCTTGtttatcatgagcgtcggaacccgaCCCCTCGTCAGGTCTATGCTTCTGCTTATGCCCAGGGGCAGTTCCGCCCCTACTACCCGGTCGGTCGCCCTTCCCCAATCGGCTTATGGCCTTGGTCTTCACATGATGTTAACTTCTCTACGAAAAAAAAAGGGGGGTccaccttatcaccggatcataaGGGGTTCATTCTATATAACATAGTAAACATAGTCAGTtaatattaaaaagaaatataacataattattagaTAGGGATATGCTTCtggttttaaataaaataattataattggagaattttatttgaattgcaattatatatttaaaattataataaaatagtttactgatatgttttaaaaaataatgccATATTTATTATATTCCTATGAATTACtattaattaaattgtaattaattaatttataatgatTCAATAATATATAAAAGGAAAATAGCAGATTTACTAATGGATTAgagaatataattttaattacaatTATATTATGTGAACTTATttaactaaaataataataattataacaaaGTGCAATTATATAAcaaatttttgataattttaattgttTCACATGAATTCTATTACCGTTTCTACTTTTTTATATATCTTGTAATACTTTAGTGTATAATAATTCATTTGGATTATAAAATGGCATTTCGAAAAACAATTCAACAAAGTTAAACGCATTTTTAGTAAAATACTTAGTTTAGTTAAAAGGCAATAAATTTGCCACCAACTAGACTTTTGATTCTTCACGGCTCCCCGGTCTCCTCTGAGCTGTACTTCCATTTCCGTCCAAGTAAACGCCATGACCAAATTGCTCCGTCATCGATCGCCTGTATCAGCAGAGTCCTCATGTCGTCGCCGGCGTTCGGGGGCTGGCAGGACGCAGAAGTGCCGGAAGACAGCGTACTTGGTGGATTCACCTCACCGCCGGCACTGCGGAACCTATCACCGGGCCTGCTTCCGTGCTCAGCTGTTCATGACCAAAGGCAACCTCAGCAGTTTCTATCTGAGTATTCTGTTTGGAACTGAAATGTTTTGGCAATTACATCATGGACTGTGATTTCAATATATAGTCTCATATTTACAACGACTCTGGCTGAGCAGTCTCCTACAATAACACTCCCAACTTTCAATTTTACATGAAACAATCTTTCACAACCATTCACTCCATCAGCACACTAAAGCCACATCTACAAGAGCCTCAGATCAGATCTACCTTCTTGGATCCTGTCTCTGAGATGCTCCGCAGCGACGGTCGCCAATGCCGGCCTCTCGCCGCCATCTGCGCGCTGCTCCTCTGCCTATCCCTGCCCTGCCTCGCCACCTGAATCATATCAAGAACAAAAATCTCGGTTTCTGATTCAGGAATTGAATCCATATGTAAGAATTCAACTATGCCTGAAGTGAATTTTCTGAATCCTCCTCTTGTTGTTTCTCAATTTTCCCGTGTCTCTGCTCTTGTTGCTGCTGCTGCTTTCTGATCAATTCCTCTTGACTTTTCTTAAGCATCGCATGCTTTCTTTGCCTCACAGCCTTTGTAATCTCTGTCCGGGCACCAAAAATCTCAGCATTAGCCCATAAACGACCCGAGAGCAGTACAATTTTTCAGATAAATTTCTCTGAGCAGGGAATCGAGCAACCTTGTGAGGCGATTAGCCGGTAAACCTGCCCGAGCAAGAGCATGTCCTTGGCCTTCAGCAACCGTGCACGGGTGAACCGGACGGCGCCGCCGTCCTTCTCCTCCGAGACATAGAGCGTGACCAGGGCCACGTAGTAGCCCGGGTTGCTCCTCATCACGTCCGCTGCGGTCGTCGGCCAATAGAGCCTCTCTGCCTTCCCTCCAGGGTGCTGAATAACCACCGTGGCCACCTCCGACGCCTGGCAATTCCCCATCCCTCTTCCTTCCTTCTTTGCTAGTCGCTTCCTAGACGATGCACAGGGATGGAAGTAGCTGGAGCAGTGGTTGACCTTCTTTAATGAAGTAAAGGGAGGTAAGATCGATAACCCTGTTGCCTCTAACATAATTATGAGATATATAGACTGGATGATGATCCAAAAGTAGCATTGATTAAAGAGAATCTCACTTTCTTTTATACATTCACTTACCAAACTCGTAAAAAAATAATCAGATGTTTAACTAGAAAACATAAGGTTATGCTGTCATCGACCACAACCACCACCTAATTTGTATCAGACTTCAACAGTCCTCTGTATTTATATATTTAGCGATGCTCTCACACAGTGGTTCGATCTTATTAGGCTTAGTCTTGCAATCTTGTTCATAATCGGACAGATAATCCATCGATTCCACAGTCCTGCAACAATGAAAATTGATCCCGTTCGAAATCTGAGTTAGATGAAGATCGGACAAGCTGTTGTTGATGTTGACGAAGAGGCAACTAAGATATCTTTCTCACATGTACTTCCAAAAATAGACTCCCACGTGGTGCTGACGGACGATGATAACTGAGCTGGCGATATCTAAGCTCTGTGTACACTCAGATAAGCACACGGGTGTTAAaggccagaaaccagggaaaaagtctccggagcatgcccttcgacgctcaagtcaagtactttttcccaGAAGAACAGTCCACAAAGGAGAAAGAAAATAGAAGATAAATgtgaatgtgcgagagagcgtacctgcgtGAAGGacaggacctccctttttatatgacagtgcgtaccttcTGAAGTCTGACTGATGTCAAAGAATGTTGGGTGTCAGGActtgtcgggtgatggaggacacgtgacATCCTTCTGTAAACTGAAAGAAAGTTCCATTCACAGGTGACTGCAAACCgttggaatattctctgacacttAACAGTTATTCTTTGATAGACGGTTACGATTTCCTGACCTTATTGTCATGTACAGTCTTCTGTCCCAACCGGGCATGAATAGGGCAACTCGGAATGATCAGTCGGGTATAATACTTAGTTTAAACCTCGGGGGGGCTAGGAGCCATGGAGAGATCATCCAAGAACTGACCGGGAGTTTAGCTTACTGAGAGTACTAGATCTAAGTACAACTAGGTCATGAGAGCTTGATCAGTCAGAACCAGGTCAGATATCACCCCGACTACCTATCAAGGCGTCTCAAATCTGGAGTTTCTGTCTGTGAGAACCTGACCAGGAATCATGTTACCGACATCGTCATACGGTCCTACCTCTTCTTTTCCTACCCGTTGATTGTCTTtttcccttgacttctgactatcatgctactttgacttctgactgtcacgttcccttaacttttgactgtcacatccccttAATTTTTGACTGTCCAATTTTATCATATCCCACTATTACACATCGTATCACAGAAGAAGCATAGAATTACATGATGAAGTTTTGGCAAACCTTAATATCATTAGGACTGTGATGGTGGTGCTGTGATGGCCCCATGAGGCCTTCATGTTCTGCGAGAGCATTAATGTCTGTCTTTTTCTCTCCCCACCTCCTTTTTAGTCTTGTTTGACTGAGGAAGggcccccacgggcgggatcaaccggttatgacatggtattcttgcaacatgggtcgggaggtcgaaggtctgcggcagcaattgcgataacatcaatatctgtccgtgctaaacaccttcgaccgccatgtcatcgccgggcccgtattcaccgtgatttactccctctcatactcgtggggcaggggtgagggggccgctgggcggcgggacccgccttttgcaACTTGTTTGACTGAGGAAGGAATCATGGTTCTTGATATGCATTAGTAGTGGAGGTACCTTTTGTAGACCTCAAGCTCCATTATTGCAGGCTTGCAGCTGACACCACTGCATCTTCGAGTGCATACAGAGCTGGATCCTGTGGATGCCAGCAAAACCAGCAAGAATGAACCGAAGGCTCGAGTGGTCATTATCTCAGAAGCCGATTAAAATGAGTTCCCCTCCTTCTATAAGTAGCAACAGTTCGAAGTTTTAGATGAGACTGAAATCACTTTACAGGTTTCGTTGGGGAAGTGGAAGCTTGGATGGAGAAGGCATTTAGTTGGGCTTGTGAGGTGCGGGGCACAGGCAGGCCTTCGGGCCTGAGCCCTTTTGTGGTTTGGGCCTGACATGATAAGGCCCATTTTTCCACTCCCTCACAAACGCCAAACGGTAAATAAGGACTTCCACACCGTCGTGAATCCCTCAATAAGTTCCTTCATTATAGGacatcaaaagtaaaaaaaaattacatatctTTTCACTATAAAAAAATCTCCCAACATTTTATGGGTCCCAcattttctcaaaaattattattttttaatattattgttttaaaaaattaacttaaaacaaaAATGGAAAAAATGGGGAAGAAGCGTTGGAAATGAGGGAACTCCCTCCTCTATGGGAATGAGCTCCCTCACGGGAGCCACGTAGACAAAAAGCTCTCATTATGGATGCTCTAAGCTCTCCCAACAACTGCCATGCAATTTCTCCGAAGGCCAGTGAGGTCCCCATTCCGTTGGCTTAACTTACATTTGATTAATATACATAATCAATTAAATAATATAATGCTTGATtgtatatgaaaataaatttagatTAAATGGATACGAATTCAACGGGTAAATCTAATAATATAGTTCACTATATGTTTAATGATGGATACACTTTAAGGTACTGGATGGTCCATGATAGATTTTGTATATAAGGAAAGAAGCTCTCCATGTTCCTTGAGCTTTCTTTCTCCTCTTTTCTCTATTGAGAAGGACTAAGGTTGCTGCCTAATTATGATTCCACGCTTGCGGGTACTCCGTTAACAAGTAATATCAATTGCTAATGCAAAGGATTCAAGTGAGACCATTCATTTGCTTGTTTTCAATTTCCATCCAATGTTACCTTATGGATGATAACAACTAGATCTGCATCCTCTCGTTTGTTTTGATGTATCTACGTTGATTTCTGCACCACCTGCaaggtgatcaaagagggagagaattgCATGGAACACGGCAACCCCGCCGGCAATGGCTACCTTCACTGGCTGTGGTAGCAGCGGCGCTGCCCGTTGCTGCTCTTCGACCCCCAcctcattcctcttcctcatcACCTACGAGCACAGACTAGTACAGAGGCATTTTACTCAAACACAATTACTCTCACACAATGAGATATATTAGAGCAAACTCATACAAGTATCAATTGCTCTAATGGATAGGGAATCTATTCGATATTGCCGGAGAAGTAACGTGTTTATCGTTGTGGATTGCACAGCATGAAAGATGAAGTCGCGTCCGACATTTTCCATTTTTGTCTCAATGGTTTCGGGTCCGCTGGATTGAACGGCAGGGACAAGAATCAAAATCCTTTCCCGACATGAATTAAATTCTACAGATCCATTGTATGACCAAAAGCCAGATGGCCCTATTTGGATGGTATTCCTCCTAAGACACTGGACTTAGTTTCACAAAAAAACACTGATCATCTCCCCCAGTAGTAATAACACTGGCCCAACTGTCTCGAGGAGCATCTTTTGGGGTGGGAAAGCAAGCAGTGATGGGTCGATTGAAACAGGGAGATTGGACAGAAGCATCTTGTCTGCTTTAGAAGCTGAGTCACTGTCTCCCCCACAGTAGCCCCACCACCACCACAGGCGCAGGAACACTTGTGTGGTCTCCCTTCTCCCTGTTAGAATCCATAAACAAGCAACAGCAACATACCAGCAAGGAGCCATGTGGGGAACCAATCACGCTGTGTTTCTCTGGACATGGAGATTGGGACTCCAGACCAGAAGCCACTGGGGAAGGTCACAACTAGAAGAGGATAAGTAACCGTGGAGAATGCCTGCATCAATAAAGGGAAGAATCAGAGTGAAACAATGAGGGGAGAAAGTGAACCAATACGTTAATGGCTTCTTGAGTCAACCAACAACAAGTGGTTCTAGACAAAGGCATCAATCTTCACCTTTTTCACACGTGTACACATCTGGTGTTTGTAGATGGAGACCATTCAATAACTTGTTTAGCCTTTTACCTAAACCATCCAATAAGATAACGCTAAAGACATCAAGATCATCATAACAAAATTCTTAGGGAGCGAAGAGATTACATTGTCTCTCTGGTGATTATTTATAAGTTATCCGAATGATAACTCAGATCAGCTATCTATCCACACGGATGGTTTATTTCTTTACTGGGATAATTAAGATAAACAAGCAGAGTCTTTTTTTCCTCCCGCTAAGCACTTACTCAAATCAGATATGATCTAATGCATTTCCACCGTACTCCACAACTAGTACATATTCTACGACACTAATCCACATTTAGgcaagctaggaagaagatgcaTCAGCAGCAGAGTGCAGTATCAGAAGGCTGTACTGATTTCCAGGTAGACTTTAGTTCCAGAGCCACTCCTGGTTGTTGTGCTCCATGAACATGCCATCAGGATAGTAGTTACATCCCTCATCACTCAAGTCATCCTCCTCAGATTGCATGTCGCCATGAATTAGTTCTTCACAGTGGTAGCCTTCCACCAGGTAAGACTCTCGACTACTCCCCACCAGCTGGTTCGCACCCTCCATCTCAACCACTGTGCTTCCACCACTACCAGGGCTCAGCATATCTTCCAACTTATGAGGGATTTTCTGGGCCATTAGATCAGCGGTCGATGGTACCTGGCCATTCAACTTCAGACCAGTAACCAGAGAAGCCTCCTGCTTAGCTTCTAGCTTTTCAAGCAGTGATTTCACCTGCAACAGAGTTGACTATAAATTTACACAAACTATATCTTGAACAGGGTGGAATATCTTTTGAACCACACTTTACTTTGATGAAACTAATGGCTTCATTGATCTAAATGATGGTTTTATTGGCAATTGAGGATAAAACATACTAGATTTCTAGTGCTGTACTTGGCTGATTCGGCAAAGATGGTAGCTGATAAGAAAAGGTTAATTTAGTCGTTCCACTGTGAGATATTCCATTGCACAGTCACTCTTGTTTGGTTGTGAAAAAATTCATTTGTTATCTTATATACTGTCAACAATATAGAAATAATATAGATATAAATTGGTAATTTTCCTAAAGATCAATCGAGCTTTGAAGTTATGCGATTAGCCAATCAAGAGTTTCAGAATATTTGAACTAGCTAGCTTAAGGCAAAATTAGCTTAGAAATAAAGCTGCAGCAAGTTAGGAAATTAGATTCTCATAGCCCAACTTGTGAAATTGAGCAGGCCAATCTATTGATTTGAGGAGAACGAAAGAAATTACCTCCAACTGCAATCGCTCATTGTCCTTGAGGTGGGCAGCATGATCAACAAGTAATGAATCGTACGATGACTTGAGCCGATCAAAATCCTGCTCGAGCTGCTTGTTCTTCGACCTTGCACGCCGGTTC
This window of the Zingiber officinale cultivar Zhangliang chromosome 3B, Zo_v1.1, whole genome shotgun sequence genome carries:
- the LOC121967900 gene encoding uncharacterized protein LOC121967900 — its product is MLEATGLSILPPFTSLKKVNHCSSYFHPCASSRKRLAKKEGRGMGNCQASEVATVVIQHPGGKAERLYWPTTAADVMRSNPGYYVALVTLYVSEEKDGGAVRFTRARLLKAKDMLLLGQVYRLIASQEITKAVRQRKHAMLKKSQEELIRKQQQQQEQRHGKIEKQQEEDSENSLQVARQGRDRQRSSAQMAARGRHWRPSLRSISETGSKKVDLI
- the LOC121967901 gene encoding homeobox-leucine zipper protein HOX16-like; the protein is MDSSRHLIFDSSSSSTRARLLMLGGGNPIFRGLRPVVAVEELGATKRPFFTSPDEIYEEQYYEEQLPEKKRRLTSEQVNLLERSFEEENKLEPDRKSELARKLGMQPKQVAVWFQNRRARSKNKQLEQDFDRLKSSYDSLLVDHAAHLKDNERLQLEVKSLLEKLEAKQEASLVTGLKLNGQVPSTADLMAQKIPHKLEDMLSPGSGGSTVVEMEGANQLVGSSRESYLVEGYHCEELIHGDMQSEEDDLSDEGCNYYPDGMFMEHNNQEWLWN